From a region of the Listeria monocytogenes ATCC 19117 genome:
- a CDS encoding cytidine deaminase: MKENNFISLAKQAREFAYVPYSKFPVGAALVTKDDEVVLGCNIENASFGLTNCAERTAIFKAVSEGKRDFKQLVVVADTDGPVSPCGACRQVISEFCAPDMPVILTNLTGKTATVTVKELLPGAFTSEDML, from the coding sequence ATGAAAGAAAATAATTTTATCTCACTCGCTAAACAAGCAAGAGAATTTGCGTATGTTCCTTACTCGAAATTTCCAGTAGGAGCAGCTCTTGTTACGAAAGATGACGAGGTTGTACTTGGCTGTAATATCGAGAATGCATCATTCGGTTTAACAAACTGCGCAGAACGGACAGCTATTTTTAAAGCTGTATCAGAAGGAAAACGAGATTTTAAACAGTTAGTTGTCGTAGCGGATACAGACGGTCCAGTTTCGCCGTGTGGGGCATGCAGACAAGTCATCAGTGAATTTTGTGCGCCAGATATGCCAGTAATATTAACAAACTTAACAGGGAAAACAGCGACGGTAACGGTGAAAGAACTTTTACCAGGCGCATTCACATCGGAGGATATGTTATGA
- the era gene encoding GTPase Era, whose translation MSEPFKSGFVAIVGRPNVGKSTLLNHIIGQKIAIMSDKAQTTRNKVQGVYTTDESQIIFIDTPGIHKPKHKLGDFMVKIALNTFQEVDLIYFVIDASTGFGRGDEFIIEKLKNVQTPVFLLINKIDLIAPEDLFKLIEQYRDLMDFDEIIPISALQGNNVPNLLEQTNANLEIGPMYYPKDQITDHPERFIISELIREQVLQLTREEVPHSVAVVIEGIEKNPKTEKLTINATIIVERSTQKGIIIGKQGQMLKQIGMGARKEIERLLGSKVFLEIWVKVQKNWRDKEHYLQDYGFDREEY comes from the coding sequence ATGAGTGAACCATTTAAATCAGGATTTGTAGCTATAGTTGGGCGGCCTAACGTTGGGAAATCAACTTTATTAAATCACATCATTGGCCAAAAAATTGCCATTATGAGTGATAAAGCTCAAACAACAAGAAATAAAGTACAAGGTGTTTATACAACAGATGAATCACAAATTATTTTTATTGATACACCAGGTATACATAAACCAAAGCATAAATTAGGCGATTTCATGGTGAAGATTGCGCTAAATACGTTCCAAGAAGTAGACTTAATTTATTTCGTAATCGACGCATCTACCGGATTTGGACGCGGAGATGAATTTATTATTGAAAAACTTAAAAACGTACAAACACCTGTTTTTCTTTTGATTAATAAGATTGATTTAATTGCTCCAGAAGATTTATTCAAGTTAATTGAACAGTACCGCGATTTGATGGACTTTGATGAGATTATTCCTATTTCAGCACTTCAAGGAAATAACGTGCCTAACTTACTAGAACAAACGAATGCTAACTTAGAAATCGGACCAATGTATTATCCAAAAGATCAAATCACGGACCATCCTGAGCGTTTCATCATCTCGGAGTTAATTCGTGAACAGGTTTTACAATTAACACGAGAAGAAGTTCCACATTCTGTAGCAGTGGTTATTGAAGGAATTGAAAAAAACCCTAAAACAGAAAAACTTACAATCAATGCTACAATTATTGTAGAAAGAAGCACGCAAAAAGGAATTATTATTGGTAAACAAGGTCAAATGCTAAAACAAATTGGTATGGGTGCTAGAAAAGAAATTGAACGCTTACTCGGCTCCAAAGTCTTCTTAGAAATTTGGGTAAAAGTTCAAAAAAACTGGCGCGATAAAGAGCATTATTTGCAAGATTACGGTTTCGACCGCGAAGAGTATTAA
- a CDS encoding YaiI/YqxD family protein has translation MPKILVDADACPVKAEIKQVAEHFQLDVIFVASFNHYSVNTNGENWIFVDTGKESADMRMMNLAKKGDIIVTQDIGLASILLAKGTFVFSNRGELYREEEMSLMLDIRYRHAKDRQQGKYSKGPKAMSDQDRSLFKDRLTTFLQNK, from the coding sequence GTGCCAAAAATTTTAGTTGATGCCGATGCTTGCCCGGTAAAAGCAGAAATAAAACAAGTCGCCGAACATTTTCAGTTAGACGTTATTTTTGTGGCTTCTTTTAACCATTACTCTGTAAATACAAACGGAGAAAATTGGATTTTTGTGGATACTGGAAAAGAATCAGCGGATATGCGAATGATGAATTTAGCCAAAAAAGGCGATATTATCGTAACACAAGATATTGGCCTAGCTAGTATTCTACTTGCAAAGGGTACATTTGTCTTTTCTAATCGCGGCGAACTTTACCGAGAAGAAGAAATGTCATTAATGTTAGATATTCGCTATAGACATGCCAAGGACAGGCAACAAGGTAAATATAGCAAAGGTCCAAAAGCAATGAGCGATCAAGATCGTTCTCTTTTCAAAGACCGATTGACGACATTTTTGCAAAATAAGTAA
- the dnaG gene encoding DNA primase gives MARIPEEVIDQVRNQADIVDIIGNYVQLKKQGRNYSGLCPFHGEKTPSFSVSPEKQMFHCFGCGKGGNVFSFLMEHDGLTFVESVKKVADMSHLDVAIELPEERDTSNLPKETSETAKMVEMHQLTAKLYHYILMETEEGTAALTYLKERGMSEQMMTTFQIGFAPNHHATITAFLEKRGMDLQLAGRAGLLSERDDGQMVDRFRNRIMFPITNDRGQIIAFSGRLFDRDDGPKYLNSPETPVFNKRRILFHFSEARQAIRKQEEITLMEGFMDVISAEEAGVQNAVASMGTSLTEEHADLIKRLTNRAIICYDGDRAGIEAAYKAGTLLVERNRLDVFVLQLPAGKDPDDFIRASGPEKFKEVYKQQRMTWTAFKIHYLRRERNLQNETDQISYIDDCLREIAKLDQAVERELYLKQLADEFELTIETLKQQLQQSLKNSQKSRQMASYNEPPIDDSFMGMMPQEETEMLFSFEQPTQKLSAHTTSEQQLMKAMMESRDNFLLIKQLLGDTTFYHDNYKALYTYLIGYFAEGNDADPTKFMDSVPDATMKGLISSLEMVISPDEQGKTQFEDYIRSLKRFKLEQKKKELEQELATLNRENDKDNEIRVMLEIVQLNRQLNSGQLD, from the coding sequence ATGGCGCGGATTCCTGAAGAAGTAATTGATCAAGTCCGGAATCAAGCGGATATAGTCGATATTATCGGTAATTATGTTCAGTTAAAAAAACAAGGACGTAATTATTCTGGCTTATGTCCTTTCCACGGTGAAAAAACGCCATCCTTTTCTGTCTCACCAGAAAAACAGATGTTCCATTGTTTTGGTTGTGGTAAGGGAGGGAATGTTTTTTCTTTTCTAATGGAGCATGACGGACTCACTTTTGTTGAATCGGTAAAAAAAGTGGCAGACATGAGTCATTTAGATGTGGCTATCGAGCTCCCTGAAGAACGAGATACAAGTAATTTGCCAAAAGAAACTTCTGAAACAGCAAAAATGGTGGAAATGCACCAGCTTACTGCCAAACTTTACCATTATATTTTAATGGAAACTGAAGAAGGTACAGCAGCATTAACTTATTTAAAAGAGCGTGGTATGTCTGAACAGATGATGACCACTTTCCAAATTGGTTTTGCCCCTAATCACCATGCAACAATTACTGCTTTTCTAGAAAAACGTGGCATGGATTTACAATTAGCTGGCAGGGCTGGACTTTTGTCCGAACGTGATGATGGGCAAATGGTGGATCGTTTTCGTAATCGGATTATGTTTCCAATTACGAATGATCGTGGACAAATTATTGCCTTTTCTGGCCGCTTATTTGATCGTGATGATGGTCCTAAGTATTTAAATAGCCCTGAAACACCTGTTTTCAATAAAAGACGAATATTGTTTCATTTTTCAGAAGCAAGACAAGCTATTAGAAAACAAGAAGAAATTACGCTCATGGAAGGATTTATGGATGTTATTTCCGCAGAAGAAGCAGGTGTTCAAAATGCGGTAGCTTCGATGGGGACAAGCTTAACGGAAGAACATGCAGATTTAATTAAACGGCTTACTAACCGGGCGATTATTTGTTATGACGGTGACAGAGCCGGAATTGAAGCAGCCTATAAGGCGGGCACACTTCTAGTTGAACGGAATCGTTTAGATGTTTTTGTTTTGCAACTTCCAGCTGGAAAAGATCCCGATGACTTTATTCGAGCAAGTGGTCCAGAAAAATTCAAAGAAGTTTATAAGCAACAACGAATGACTTGGACAGCTTTTAAAATTCATTATTTACGTAGAGAACGTAATTTACAGAATGAGACAGATCAAATTAGTTATATTGATGATTGTTTACGCGAAATTGCGAAACTAGATCAAGCCGTCGAACGCGAATTATACTTAAAACAACTAGCAGATGAATTTGAATTAACGATAGAAACATTAAAACAACAACTACAGCAATCACTAAAAAATAGTCAGAAATCACGACAAATGGCTAGTTATAATGAACCACCAATAGATGATTCTTTTATGGGAATGATGCCTCAAGAAGAAACAGAAATGCTATTTTCTTTCGAGCAACCAACCCAAAAACTATCTGCCCATACAACCTCAGAGCAACAACTCATGAAAGCAATGATGGAGAGCCGAGATAATTTTCTTTTAATTAAGCAACTTCTTGGTGACACTACGTTTTATCATGATAATTACAAAGCGCTTTATACCTATCTAATTGGTTATTTTGCAGAAGGTAATGATGCAGATCCAACGAAATTTATGGATAGTGTTCCTGATGCTACAATGAAAGGACTTATCAGTAGCCTCGAAATGGTTATTAGTCCAGATGAACAAGGTAAAACACAGTTTGAAGACTATATTAGAAGTCTAAAGCGGTTTAAATTAGAACAAAAGAAAAAAGAACTTGAGCAAGAGCTAGCAACTTTAAATCGTGAAAATGACAAAGATAACGAAATTCGTGTCATGCTCGAAATCGTCCAACTCAACCGTCAGTTAAACAGCGGCCAATTGGATTAA
- the glyQ gene encoding glycine--tRNA ligase subunit alpha — MNLQTMIRTLQDYWSEQGCIMLQSYDVEKGAGTMSPYTFLKAIGPEPWKAGYVEPSRRPADGRYGENPNRLFQHHQFQVVMKPSPDNIQELYLGSLEKLGINPLEHDIRFVEDNWENPSLGCAGLGWEVWLDGMEITQFTYFQQVGGLECFPVTSEITYGVERLASYIQDKENVFDLEWTEGISYRDIFFQAEFENSTYAFETSNTDMLLTLFDTYEREATRQMQDGLVFPAYDYVLKCSHTFNLLDARGVVSVTERAQYIGRIRNLARRIAKTFYESREKLGFPLVKEEGGKRHE; from the coding sequence ATGAATTTACAAACAATGATTAGAACATTACAAGATTATTGGTCCGAACAAGGTTGTATTATGTTGCAATCGTATGATGTGGAAAAAGGTGCTGGCACAATGAGTCCGTATACTTTCTTAAAAGCAATTGGTCCAGAGCCGTGGAAAGCGGGTTACGTAGAGCCGTCGCGTCGTCCTGCTGATGGTCGTTACGGAGAAAATCCAAACAGATTATTCCAACATCACCAATTTCAAGTAGTGATGAAGCCTTCTCCTGACAATATTCAAGAGCTTTACCTAGGTTCTTTAGAAAAATTAGGTATCAATCCGTTAGAACATGATATCCGTTTTGTAGAGGATAACTGGGAGAATCCATCTCTTGGTTGTGCGGGCCTTGGTTGGGAAGTATGGTTAGATGGAATGGAAATCACACAATTCACTTATTTCCAACAAGTAGGTGGCTTAGAATGTTTCCCTGTTACTTCCGAAATCACTTACGGTGTGGAACGTTTAGCAAGCTATATTCAAGATAAAGAGAATGTATTTGATTTAGAATGGACAGAAGGTATTAGCTACCGTGATATTTTCTTCCAAGCAGAATTCGAAAACTCGACATATGCTTTTGAAACTTCGAATACAGATATGCTGTTGACACTTTTTGACACATATGAAAGAGAAGCCACTCGCCAAATGCAAGACGGCCTTGTTTTCCCAGCATATGATTACGTATTGAAATGTTCGCATACGTTTAACTTACTAGATGCTCGCGGCGTTGTTTCAGTAACTGAACGCGCACAGTATATCGGTCGTATCAGAAACTTAGCAAGACGTATCGCCAAAACATTTTATGAATCACGAGAAAAACTTGGCTTCCCATTAGTCAAAGAAGAGGGAGGAAAACGTCATGAGTAA
- the ybeY gene encoding rRNA maturation RNase YbeY — MTVLEIDLLDETKNLLDEDKQLVENILQFAAEYLKIEQGTELSLTFTTNEGIREINREYRDKDQATDVISFALEEMGDGETEIDWGEFDLETPRMLGDIIISTEKAEEQAKDYGHTKARELGFLAVHGLLHLLGYDHMEPDEEKIMFGLQKEVLDAYGLER; from the coding sequence ATGACGGTCTTAGAAATTGATTTACTAGACGAAACCAAGAATTTACTTGATGAAGATAAACAGCTAGTTGAAAATATTTTACAATTTGCGGCTGAGTATTTAAAAATCGAACAAGGGACAGAGCTGTCACTCACCTTTACAACGAATGAAGGTATTCGTGAGATTAACCGAGAATATCGGGATAAAGATCAAGCAACCGATGTTATTTCGTTCGCGCTAGAAGAAATGGGCGACGGGGAAACGGAGATTGATTGGGGCGAATTTGATCTTGAAACGCCTCGTATGCTTGGCGATATAATTATTTCGACTGAAAAAGCAGAAGAGCAAGCCAAAGATTACGGACATACAAAAGCAAGAGAATTAGGTTTCTTAGCAGTTCATGGATTGCTGCACTTGCTTGGGTATGATCATATGGAGCCTGACGAAGAGAAAATCATGTTTGGCTTACAAAAAGAAGTGTTGGATGCTTATGGACTTGAAAGATAG
- the recO gene encoding DNA repair protein RecO, with amino-acid sequence MEKCEGIVIRQTSYRESDKIVRMYTREFGKIGVVARGAKKTKSRLAAVTQLFTNGYFTFFGSNGLGTLQQGEVIENFSSIQQDIFMTAYATYVCELLDKATEERQPNPYLYELTFQILRDINEGYDPQILTQIFEMKMLPVLGLYPTMDKCAICGETTGHFDFSTSSNGIICHRCFEKDRYRMHLPENVVKLLRLFFIFQLDRLGNIDVKPETKEWLQKAIDTYYDEYSGLYLKSRKFLREMDKWENMLKKDSDD; translated from the coding sequence ATGGAGAAATGCGAAGGAATCGTGATACGGCAAACGAGTTACCGTGAATCAGATAAAATTGTCCGAATGTATACACGTGAATTTGGGAAGATTGGTGTGGTGGCTCGTGGGGCAAAAAAAACGAAAAGCAGATTAGCTGCAGTAACTCAATTATTTACGAATGGTTATTTTACTTTCTTTGGTAGCAATGGCCTTGGTACGCTTCAGCAAGGGGAAGTCATAGAAAATTTTTCTTCTATTCAGCAAGATATTTTTATGACTGCTTATGCGACTTATGTTTGCGAATTGCTTGATAAAGCCACTGAAGAACGCCAACCGAATCCATATCTATATGAATTAACTTTTCAAATTTTGCGAGATATAAATGAAGGATATGATCCGCAAATTCTCACTCAAATTTTTGAAATGAAAATGTTACCGGTGCTTGGTCTTTACCCAACAATGGATAAGTGCGCCATTTGTGGTGAAACAACAGGTCATTTTGATTTTTCAACAAGTAGTAATGGCATTATCTGTCATCGTTGCTTTGAGAAAGACCGTTACAGAATGCATTTGCCAGAAAATGTCGTAAAATTGCTGCGTTTGTTTTTCATCTTCCAATTAGATAGACTAGGAAACATCGATGTGAAGCCAGAAACGAAAGAATGGCTTCAAAAAGCAATTGATACATACTACGATGAATACTCTGGTTTGTATTTAAAAAGCAGGAAATTTTTGCGCGAAATGGACAAATGGGAAAATATGTTAAAAAAAGATAGCGATGATTGA
- a CDS encoding DUF4352 domain-containing protein, giving the protein MGMLLILLVSLFILTFIGVVVGIILLIVRKEKWAGIIVAGLSVGIGFLVLAAGLNITTIKLFEGFNNPLSIHNYNSSNEPFTNDYAEDYDEDYYDDYIDVSYGESVEIENNSTVTIYKPELTQMKEGYDIYKVKVKYANTSSDPISFYSEDIALYDNADDDYGQQITEEGFAGEIQPGETKELTLYYEVYNLGPYDVEYDNYSWTTNKE; this is encoded by the coding sequence TTGGGTATGTTACTTATATTATTAGTCAGCTTATTTATACTCACATTCATAGGAGTTGTTGTGGGAATTATTTTGCTTATTGTAAGAAAAGAGAAATGGGCGGGCATTATTGTTGCGGGATTATCCGTGGGAATCGGCTTTTTAGTATTAGCAGCTGGACTTAATATAACAACGATTAAATTATTTGAAGGATTTAATAATCCACTTTCTATTCATAATTACAATTCGAGCAATGAACCATTTACAAATGATTATGCAGAAGACTATGATGAAGATTACTATGACGACTACATAGACGTAAGTTACGGAGAATCTGTTGAGATAGAAAACAATAGCACAGTTACCATTTATAAACCTGAGCTGACCCAAATGAAGGAAGGCTATGATATTTATAAAGTAAAAGTGAAATACGCAAATACAAGTTCTGATCCAATAAGCTTCTATTCCGAAGACATTGCGCTTTATGATAATGCAGACGATGATTATGGCCAACAAATTACGGAAGAAGGTTTTGCTGGAGAAATTCAACCAGGGGAGACAAAAGAATTAACGCTTTACTATGAAGTGTATAACCTTGGACCATATGATGTAGAATATGATAACTATAGCTGGACTACAAATAAAGAATAA
- the glyS gene encoding glycine--tRNA ligase subunit beta — protein sequence MSKDFLLEIGLEEMPAKYVTSSVLQLEKRVTDWLKDNQIEFKEIKTYSTPRRLTVLVEEMAEEQANRVEEAKGPAKKIALDDEGNWSKAALGFAKSQKVAPEDLTFREIKGVEYIYIKKEVIGEKTTALLPSLEKVVTSMTFPVSMHWGSNDLRYIRPIKWLIAMFGEEIIPFEITGVSTSNTSRGHRFLGKTATINQPSDYPNALLEQFVVVNASERKQAIVEQLRELETMENWQIREDDDLLEEVTNLVEYPTVLAGNFEKEYLELPEEVLITTMKEHQRYFPVFSQEGELLPHFVTVRNGNHENLDTVARGNEKVLRARLSDADFFYQEDLKITIDEAVAKLQNIVFHEKLGTLTEKMKRVQKVALMLADYLNWQEEDKQDIIRLTNIYKFDLVTNIVGEFPELQGLMGEKYALLQGEKPAIATAIREHYLPSSAEGDLPQTDLGSLIAIADKLETLIGFFCVNIAPTGSADPFGLRRSAFGAVRIIQANGWDIPMLEVVSRIVDMERAEGATELPSSDVIKEVQTFLKNRLRVILQGHHIRHDIIDAVIGGNPNMIPQLIDRAQILNKHADAEWFRPTIEALTRVVNISKKYEDGVEVDPSLFENEYEQALFDKLEKLKFDFAGLKIVDRLKAFADLRTTIDAYFDNTLVMTDNDELKNNRLALLFELASFIKEFAQMDEINVK from the coding sequence ATGAGTAAAGACTTTTTATTAGAAATTGGTTTAGAAGAAATGCCAGCAAAATATGTGACTAGCTCTGTACTACAACTGGAAAAACGAGTAACTGATTGGTTAAAAGACAACCAAATCGAATTTAAAGAAATTAAAACTTATTCTACACCAAGACGTTTAACTGTCCTAGTAGAAGAAATGGCTGAAGAACAAGCTAATCGTGTGGAAGAAGCAAAAGGCCCTGCAAAAAAAATCGCTCTAGACGACGAAGGCAACTGGTCAAAAGCAGCATTAGGGTTTGCAAAAAGTCAAAAAGTTGCGCCAGAAGATTTAACTTTCCGCGAAATTAAAGGTGTTGAATATATTTATATTAAAAAAGAAGTAATCGGCGAAAAAACAACGGCGTTACTTCCAAGCTTAGAAAAAGTAGTAACAAGTATGACTTTCCCAGTAAGTATGCACTGGGGTAGTAATGATTTACGTTATATTCGTCCAATCAAATGGCTTATCGCAATGTTTGGCGAAGAAATTATTCCATTTGAAATCACTGGTGTCTCAACTAGTAATACATCCCGTGGACATCGTTTCTTAGGAAAAACAGCTACAATCAACCAACCGAGCGACTATCCAAATGCATTATTAGAACAATTTGTCGTTGTTAATGCTAGTGAACGCAAACAGGCTATTGTAGAACAATTACGTGAACTAGAAACGATGGAAAATTGGCAAATCAGAGAAGATGACGACTTATTAGAAGAAGTAACTAATCTTGTCGAATATCCAACTGTACTAGCAGGTAATTTTGAAAAAGAATATCTGGAACTACCCGAAGAAGTTTTAATTACGACGATGAAAGAACACCAACGTTACTTCCCAGTTTTCAGCCAAGAAGGAGAATTGTTGCCTCATTTTGTAACCGTTCGTAATGGTAACCATGAAAATCTAGATACAGTGGCACGAGGAAACGAAAAAGTACTACGCGCTCGTTTGTCAGATGCTGATTTCTTCTATCAAGAAGATTTAAAAATAACCATTGATGAAGCAGTTGCTAAATTACAAAATATCGTTTTCCATGAAAAATTAGGCACTTTGACAGAAAAAATGAAACGAGTGCAAAAAGTGGCATTAATGCTTGCTGATTATTTAAATTGGCAAGAAGAAGATAAACAAGATATTATCCGCTTAACAAATATTTATAAATTTGATTTAGTAACCAATATCGTTGGTGAATTCCCTGAACTACAAGGTTTAATGGGCGAAAAATATGCATTGTTGCAAGGCGAAAAACCAGCAATCGCAACAGCTATTCGTGAACATTATTTACCAAGCTCAGCAGAAGGCGATTTACCACAAACAGACTTAGGTTCACTTATCGCTATTGCAGATAAATTAGAAACATTAATTGGCTTCTTCTGTGTAAATATTGCACCAACAGGCTCTGCTGATCCATTTGGTTTACGTCGTAGTGCTTTTGGAGCGGTGCGTATTATCCAAGCAAATGGTTGGGACATTCCAATGCTTGAAGTGGTTTCTCGTATTGTGGATATGGAGCGTGCAGAAGGGGCTACAGAACTACCAAGTTCAGATGTAATAAAAGAAGTGCAGACTTTCCTAAAAAATCGTTTGCGTGTTATTTTACAAGGCCATCATATTCGCCATGATATTATTGACGCTGTTATCGGCGGCAATCCTAATATGATTCCTCAATTGATTGATCGTGCTCAAATATTGAATAAGCATGCGGACGCAGAGTGGTTCCGCCCAACTATCGAAGCCTTAACACGAGTAGTTAATATTTCTAAAAAATACGAAGATGGCGTAGAAGTGGATCCGAGCCTATTTGAAAATGAATACGAGCAAGCCCTATTTGATAAATTAGAAAAACTAAAATTTGATTTTGCTGGTTTAAAAATTGTTGACAGACTAAAAGCATTTGCAGATTTACGTACAACAATTGATGCATATTTCGATAACACGCTAGTTATGACTGATAATGATGAATTGAAAAATAATCGTCTTGCACTATTATTCGAACTTGCAAGCTTTATTAAAGAGTTTGCTCAAATGGATGAAATTAATGTAAAATAA
- a CDS encoding pyruvate, water dikinase regulatory protein — MTQPAVYVVSDSTGETAELVTRAALSQFGQTPKFIHRFHHVDSSHMIEEIVDLVAVNNGIIVHTIVLESVREELNKTAQAFGVPIIDLFGPLLNQLEETYKIKPLSEPGRVRSMDEAYFNKVAAIEFAVENDDGRNPRGILQADYVLIGISRTSKTPLSQYLALKGLKIVNIPIVPEAQIPDELFEIDPKKIIGLKISKQKLTKIRQERLISIGLPGAGTYASNQRIDEELAIFNKLASKLNCFVLDVTNKAIEETANEILIHIGEIVDENLEL, encoded by the coding sequence ATGACTCAACCAGCCGTATACGTGGTTTCCGATTCAACAGGAGAAACGGCCGAACTAGTGACAAGAGCAGCACTAAGTCAATTTGGTCAAACACCGAAATTTATCCATCGTTTTCACCACGTCGATTCTTCTCATATGATTGAAGAAATTGTTGACTTAGTGGCAGTGAACAATGGCATAATCGTGCACACCATTGTACTCGAAAGCGTCCGTGAAGAGCTTAATAAAACTGCTCAAGCTTTCGGCGTACCGATAATTGACTTATTTGGGCCGCTTTTAAATCAGTTAGAAGAAACCTACAAAATCAAACCACTTTCTGAACCTGGCCGCGTTCGTTCTATGGATGAAGCTTATTTCAATAAAGTAGCCGCAATCGAATTTGCCGTAGAGAATGACGACGGGCGTAATCCAAGAGGTATTTTACAAGCGGATTATGTTTTAATCGGTATTTCAAGAACTTCAAAAACTCCTTTATCGCAATATTTGGCGCTTAAAGGATTAAAAATCGTCAATATTCCAATCGTTCCAGAAGCACAAATCCCAGATGAACTTTTTGAAATTGACCCTAAAAAAATAATTGGTCTAAAAATTAGCAAACAAAAATTAACGAAGATTAGACAAGAGCGTTTAATATCGATTGGTTTACCTGGTGCCGGTACTTATGCAAGTAATCAACGAATTGATGAAGAATTAGCGATTTTTAATAAACTAGCCAGTAAATTAAATTGTTTCGTGTTAGACGTGACTAATAAAGCCATTGAAGAGACTGCAAACGAGATTTTAATCCATATTGGTGAAATTGTTGATGAAAATTTAGAATTATAA
- a CDS encoding diacylglycerol kinase family protein, which translates to MLMDLKDRKYKRSKNYAESFHHAFTGLKTAFLEERNMRFHTFAALAVVICGFFFHVTKSEWILLILSIFGVLTLEMVNTAIERAVDVATEQYIDEAKKAKDVAAGAVLLAAIVASFIGLIIFIPYFCQMFL; encoded by the coding sequence ATGCTTATGGACTTGAAAGATAGAAAATACAAACGTAGTAAAAATTATGCAGAATCTTTTCATCATGCTTTTACTGGACTAAAAACTGCTTTTTTAGAAGAACGTAATATGAGATTTCATACTTTCGCAGCGCTTGCTGTTGTCATCTGTGGCTTTTTCTTTCATGTAACTAAATCTGAGTGGATTTTATTAATCCTTTCTATTTTTGGTGTGTTAACGCTAGAGATGGTGAACACAGCGATTGAACGAGCGGTAGATGTGGCGACAGAACAATACATTGATGAGGCGAAAAAAGCGAAGGATGTAGCTGCCGGAGCGGTACTGTTAGCAGCAATTGTAGCAAGTTTTATTGGACTGATTATATTCATACCATACTTTTGCCAGATGTTTTTATAA